ATCGCCGCGGCCATGCCGTCGGCGACGGCGCCGAAGACGGCGTCGAGCGACTCGCCGGTGGCCTCGACGGCCACGTCGGCGGTGTGTTCGCGCAGCGCGAAGCTCACGCGTCGCCTCCCGCGGCGTCGCCGTCCGGCGGCACGTCCCCGGCTCCGTCGTTCGGGGCGTCCTCGTCGGCCGAGTCGTCGGTGCCGTCGCCGGTCTGTTCGAGCATGTAGTGGCGGACCGCCTCCTCCTCGTCGACCTCGGACTCGTCGATGTCGGGGTGGATCGCGGCGAACTCCCGGCGGGCCTGTTCGCGGAGGTCGTCGGCCGTGTCGCCGGTCAGGTCGCTCAGGTCGTCGACGGTGCGGGTGCCCCAGGCGCTCAGGTCGTCGACGCCGTCGCGGGCCTGCTCGCGGATCCTCTCCATGTCGAACAGTTCCTCGGGCGATTCGTCCTCGCCCCGCTCGCCGGTCGCGACGCCGCTTGTGACGATCGAGCGGATGCCCTGCTCGACGGTCAGGTCCACGTCGTACACCCGGTCGGTCGAGACGTGGACGACGTACCCGCCCATCACGGGGTTGGGCGCGAGCGGCATGAACAGCGTCGTCACGTCGTCGTGGCCGGTGGTATCGCCGATGGTCGGTGGCGCGTCGGCGGTGACGAACGCCAGCGAGTACGACCCCTCGCGTGGGAACTCAACGAGTTTCACCTCGCGGAAGCTCTCGGCGTCGTTCGACATGAGGAGTTCGGTCATCTCGTTGAAACTCGTGTAGAGGGAGCCGATACCCGGGATCCGGGCCATGAGCGTGTCGAACACGCGCTCGAAGCCGTTGCCCGACCGAGCCTCGGCGACGAGCCCGATGGCGAAGATCAGCGCGACGAACGTCAGGACCGCGAGCAGTTCCATCACGAGCGGCGAGAGGTCCGAGCCGACTCCGTAGCTCTCGCTGAGGAAGGCGACCACCGGGCTGATCGCCTGGAGGATGAAGTTGACGACGAACGCGAGGATCATCACCGTGATCAGGATGGGGATGGTCAGCGCCGCGCCGGTGATGAACACCTGCCGGACCGTCTCGGAGACCGTCGCCTCCGACCCCGCCACGTCGGGGGCCAGCCCGGACGAGAGCAACACCATATCTCCACCTGCGCGCGACCCGCCGAAAGGTTTGCGGCCGTGGGACGCCCGTCACCGTGCCTGCGCCGATGGAATTATAGTGGCTTACCCGCTACACCCCGGTTAGTGAGCGTCAACGTCGAGCGACGGGTTGTCGACCCGGGGGACGCCGACTACGTCGAGCAGGCCTGGCAACTCAAAGAGCGCATCCGCTCCCGGGACGGTGTGCTCCGTCAGCGGCGCGGGTTCTTCGAGAACGCCTACGAGCGCTCGACGGTCTACCTGTTCGTCGACCGCGCCGACCGCAACGCGATGGTCGGCTTCGCCGCCGTCCGCCGCGACGGCTACATCCTCTTTCTCGCCGTCGACTCGGCCTATCAGGGCGAGGGCTTCGGCGAAGCGCTGGTCGCCCGCGTCGCCGAGGACTACAGCTCCGTGACCTGCCACGCCCGGACGACCAACCGCGACGCCCTCCGGTTTTACCAGCACATCGGCTTCTCCATCGAACGCCGCATCGACAACTACTACGAGGACGGCGGCGACGCCTACTACCTCAAACTCGGCGAGGAGGAGGGGCTGGCCGACCGGCTCTCGAAACTTCTGGGCGGGTAGCGAGGCGCGAGCGAAGCGAGCGCCTCGGAGACGCGAGCGGCGAACGGAGTGAGCCGCGAGCGGTGCGGTCGCCGGGCGGTGTGGGCGCGAGCGAAGCGAGCGCCTCGGACACGCGAGCGGCGAGCAGAGTGAGCCGCGAGCGGTACGGTCGCCGGACACGCAGTCG
The window above is part of the Halosimplex rubrum genome. Proteins encoded here:
- a CDS encoding DUF502 domain-containing protein yields the protein MVLLSSGLAPDVAGSEATVSETVRQVFITGAALTIPILITVMILAFVVNFILQAISPVVAFLSESYGVGSDLSPLVMELLAVLTFVALIFAIGLVAEARSGNGFERVFDTLMARIPGIGSLYTSFNEMTELLMSNDAESFREVKLVEFPREGSYSLAFVTADAPPTIGDTTGHDDVTTLFMPLAPNPVMGGYVVHVSTDRVYDVDLTVEQGIRSIVTSGVATGERGEDESPEELFDMERIREQARDGVDDLSAWGTRTVDDLSDLTGDTADDLREQARREFAAIHPDIDESEVDEEEAVRHYMLEQTGDGTDDSADEDAPNDGAGDVPPDGDAAGGDA
- a CDS encoding GNAT family N-acetyltransferase, which encodes MSVNVERRVVDPGDADYVEQAWQLKERIRSRDGVLRQRRGFFENAYERSTVYLFVDRADRNAMVGFAAVRRDGYILFLAVDSAYQGEGFGEALVARVAEDYSSVTCHARTTNRDALRFYQHIGFSIERRIDNYYEDGGDAYYLKLGEEEGLADRLSKLLGG